The following proteins are co-located in the Dyadobacter chenwenxiniae genome:
- a CDS encoding type II toxin-antitoxin system RelE/ParE family toxin → MIVTFKHKGLLAYYQNGDGSKLPAVYLRKINRILDQLDAVTCIEDIVHLGSGVHKLTGSLSQFWSVKVSPNFRIIFRFANGEILDVDYVDYH, encoded by the coding sequence ATGATTGTCACCTTTAAGCATAAAGGGCTGTTGGCATATTATCAAAATGGTGACGGCTCAAAATTGCCAGCGGTGTATTTGCGGAAGATCAACCGGATTCTTGATCAGCTAGATGCGGTTACTTGTATTGAAGACATTGTCCACCTTGGATCTGGCGTGCATAAGCTTACCGGAAGTTTAAGTCAATTCTGGTCGGTTAAAGTGTCTCCAAATTTTCGAATCATCTTTCGTTTTGCAAATGGTGAGATTTTGGACGTTGATTACGTAGATTATCATTAA
- a CDS encoding HigA family addiction module antitoxin, whose protein sequence is MIKRNLAPVHPGEILREEYIVERGLTITKVANGLGVSRQTLSAVVNEKAAITSELAVKLSEAFGNSAEFWINLQKNYEIWYAEKKVDCTIIRHFGKRS, encoded by the coding sequence ATGATAAAAAGAAACCTTGCTCCTGTTCATCCAGGAGAAATTTTAAGAGAAGAATATATTGTGGAAAGGGGTCTGACGATCACTAAAGTGGCTAATGGACTCGGTGTATCACGCCAGACGCTTTCCGCTGTTGTCAATGAAAAAGCAGCTATCACTTCCGAACTTGCTGTGAAGCTTTCGGAAGCATTTGGCAACTCCGCTGAATTTTGGATAAATCTTCAAAAAAATTACGAGATATGGTATGCGGAAAAAAAAGTGGATTGTACCATTATCCGGCACTTCGGCAAAAGATCATAA
- a CDS encoding DUF6965 family protein, producing MSVEELEEYFKDRQLPEGPVKLNKFSTIVDPQAFVEAELYILSCYPSGNKLVDSCRLRLEEFKHWLEVNQ from the coding sequence ATGAGCGTCGAAGAATTAGAGGAATATTTCAAAGATCGGCAGCTGCCGGAAGGCCCTGTCAAATTAAACAAGTTTAGTACAATCGTAGACCCCCAAGCATTCGTAGAAGCCGAACTCTACATCCTAAGTTGCTACCCATCGGGAAATAAATTGGTTGACTCTTGCCGCTTAAGGTTGGAAGAATTTAAACATTGGCTTGAGGTCAATCAGTAG
- a CDS encoding AAA family ATPase, whose protein sequence is MKYSSDVEAAEAMKVAYDKIRSEIGNVIIGQDEVVKGLLTAIFCQGHCLLVGVPGLAKTLLIQTIASSLDLNFNRIQFTPDLMPSDILGSETLDQNRNFKFIKGPVFANIILADEINRTPPKTQSALLEAMQEYSVTIAGAKHTLERPFFVLATQNPIEQEGTYPLPEAQLDRFMFMIQLDYPSYAEEVNIVKNTTNDVRYQVQKVVSAEEIMDFQHLVRRVPVTDHVIEYAVKLVHKTRPAAGLAVKDTNDYLEWGAGPRASQALILAAKCNALLSGKYSPDIEDVKAVALPVLRHRIIRNFKAEAEGISVDDLIARLV, encoded by the coding sequence GTGAAGTATTCATCGGACGTTGAAGCTGCCGAAGCTATGAAAGTAGCTTACGATAAAATCCGGAGTGAGATTGGAAATGTGATTATCGGACAGGATGAGGTTGTAAAAGGGTTGCTTACCGCTATTTTTTGCCAGGGCCACTGCCTGTTGGTAGGCGTTCCCGGGTTAGCCAAAACGCTTCTTATCCAGACCATTGCATCTTCTCTCGACTTGAATTTCAACCGGATCCAGTTCACGCCCGACTTAATGCCGTCGGACATTCTCGGCTCGGAGACATTGGACCAGAACCGTAACTTTAAATTCATCAAAGGGCCTGTTTTCGCAAACATTATCCTGGCCGATGAGATTAACCGGACACCGCCGAAAACGCAATCCGCACTTTTGGAAGCGATGCAGGAGTATTCCGTGACCATTGCCGGTGCTAAACACACATTAGAGCGTCCATTCTTTGTTTTGGCCACGCAAAATCCGATTGAACAGGAAGGGACCTATCCCCTGCCCGAAGCCCAGCTTGACCGTTTCATGTTTATGATCCAGCTGGATTATCCTTCCTATGCAGAGGAAGTAAATATTGTTAAGAATACAACCAACGACGTTCGTTACCAGGTTCAAAAAGTCGTTTCTGCCGAGGAGATCATGGATTTCCAACATTTGGTAAGGCGCGTCCCGGTAACCGATCACGTGATCGAATACGCGGTAAAGCTGGTTCACAAAACCAGGCCTGCCGCCGGTCTGGCTGTAAAAGACACCAATGATTATCTCGAGTGGGGCGCCGGCCCGCGGGCTTCACAGGCGCTTATCCTGGCTGCAAAATGTAATGCATTACTATCGGGAAAATATTCTCCCGACATTGAAGATGTGAAAGCAGTAGCATTGCCTGTGTTACGCCACAGAATTATCCGGAATTTCAAAGCGGAGGCCGAAGGAATTTCAGTGGATGACCTTATTGCTCGTCTTGTCTGA
- a CDS encoding SOS response-associated peptidase, whose protein sequence is MCYYNGQKVTKAEYIELMQLEKYIANMPELKRPTVLGPESPQMVVLKPNSGHTDFDVTTMRWGYIPKGIANLEQVRRFENGYKKDDGTFQTGYDTENARGEELFWTNPKTNKPKIFRDSALENRCLIISHQYYEWHHIYRTNKRTGELLKTPDKYPFAIKVKGREYFYMAGLWNTWTDKDTGESFDTLAMVTTDANPLTAKIHNSKKRMPTILPDQLAWEWMMTDLPQDRITELASFQFPEDHMEAFSINQKFQFTGEDPYQVTYPELADLNNPGGAQPAQMSLF, encoded by the coding sequence ATGTGTTATTACAACGGCCAGAAAGTAACGAAAGCTGAATATATCGAGCTTATGCAGCTGGAAAAATATATTGCAAATATGCCTGAATTAAAACGGCCGACCGTTCTCGGTCCCGAATCACCTCAAATGGTTGTATTAAAACCAAACTCAGGGCACACTGACTTTGATGTGACAACTATGAGGTGGGGTTACATTCCAAAAGGCATTGCAAATCTGGAACAGGTTAGGAGGTTCGAAAATGGCTATAAAAAAGATGATGGCACATTTCAAACTGGTTATGACACGGAGAACGCCCGCGGAGAGGAATTGTTCTGGACCAATCCTAAGACGAATAAGCCGAAAATTTTCCGTGATTCTGCGCTCGAAAACCGCTGCCTGATTATTTCGCATCAGTATTATGAATGGCATCACATTTACAGGACTAACAAGCGCACTGGAGAGCTATTAAAAACACCTGATAAGTATCCATTTGCGATCAAGGTAAAAGGTCGCGAGTATTTTTATATGGCCGGGCTCTGGAATACCTGGACTGATAAAGATACCGGCGAATCGTTCGATACGTTGGCGATGGTAACAACTGATGCAAACCCTTTGACCGCAAAAATCCACAATTCGAAAAAACGAATGCCTACCATCCTTCCTGACCAGCTCGCATGGGAATGGATGATGACGGATCTGCCACAGGATAGGATAACGGAGTTAGCGAGCTTTCAATTTCCAGAGGACCATATGGAAGCATTCTCAATCAATCAGAAATTTCAGTTTACTGGCGAAGATCCTTACCAGGTGACCTACCCAGAACTTGCGGACTTAAACAATCCAGGAGGCGCTCAACCGGCTCAGATGTCGCTATTCTGA
- a CDS encoding GNAT family N-acetyltransferase, with protein MLFVNFDPFPSLETGRLLLHCMSEGHTPDMFRLRSNPLAMQYIGKPLLASENEARDLIDAYNRNLKEKIGITWGISLMDMETRKSEGALIGTIGFHKMDLYNHRAEIGYMIHPDHWAKGIMSEAIKRIIDYGFKDMHFHSIEAKISPENDASRKILLKHGFEKEAYFKESFYENGRFLDTEIYSLLDKTA; from the coding sequence ATGCTATTTGTAAATTTCGACCCATTCCCGAGTTTAGAAACTGGCCGTTTGTTGCTGCACTGTATGTCCGAAGGGCATACGCCGGATATGTTCAGGCTAAGAAGCAATCCGCTCGCCATGCAATACATCGGCAAGCCCTTGCTCGCTTCCGAAAATGAGGCCAGAGACCTGATAGATGCTTATAACAGAAACTTGAAGGAAAAGATCGGCATTACATGGGGAATTTCATTGATGGATATGGAAACCAGGAAAAGTGAAGGCGCTTTGATCGGCACAATTGGATTTCATAAAATGGATCTTTATAACCATCGCGCTGAGATCGGCTATATGATACATCCTGATCATTGGGCAAAAGGAATAATGAGTGAAGCAATAAAACGAATCATTGATTACGGGTTCAAGGATATGCATTTTCACAGCATAGAAGCGAAGATCAGCCCTGAAAACGACGCTTCACGGAAAATTTTACTGAAACATGGTTTTGAGAAGGAAGCCTATTTTAAAGAAAGTTTTTATGAAAACGGGCGGTTTCTGGATACGGAAATTTATTCTTTATTAGATAAAACAGCATAA
- the truA gene encoding tRNA pseudouridine(38-40) synthase TruA — MRYFLEFSYKGTAYNGWQKQNNALGVQQVLEEALAKVLRLPIEITGSSRTDTGVHAEQQFAHFDLENQIEDFELLIYKLNGLIPRDIAVRRIIPVSENINSRFAATHRKYEYRITKRKNPFLTELAYFLKADLNVELMNEAAALLLTFNDFESFSKIHTQVNNFRCTITEAVWIDSEDMLVFHIRANRFLRGMVRALVGTLLEVGKGKRTVADFERVILAKNRKVAGAQAPAEGLFLVEVGYDFI, encoded by the coding sequence ATGCGCTATTTTCTCGAATTCAGCTATAAAGGAACTGCCTACAACGGCTGGCAAAAACAAAACAATGCATTGGGCGTCCAGCAGGTCCTGGAAGAAGCGCTCGCGAAAGTCCTTCGGCTACCGATTGAAATTACAGGCAGCAGCAGGACAGACACGGGCGTACATGCAGAACAACAATTTGCGCATTTTGATTTAGAAAATCAGATTGAAGACTTTGAACTGCTGATTTACAAACTCAATGGGCTCATTCCCAGGGACATTGCTGTGCGCAGGATCATTCCAGTCTCCGAAAACATCAATTCGAGATTTGCAGCCACACACCGCAAATACGAATACCGTATTACCAAGCGGAAAAACCCGTTTCTGACAGAATTGGCTTACTTTCTAAAAGCTGACCTGAATGTGGAGTTAATGAACGAAGCTGCCGCATTGCTTTTGACATTCAATGATTTTGAAAGTTTTAGCAAGATCCATACACAAGTCAATAATTTCCGATGCACCATTACCGAGGCCGTTTGGATTGATTCGGAAGACATGCTGGTTTTTCACATCCGCGCTAATCGTTTTCTGCGTGGAATGGTCAGAGCGTTGGTAGGGACGCTGCTGGAAGTAGGAAAAGGTAAAAGGACAGTCGCTGATTTTGAACGGGTTATCCTTGCAAAAAACAGGAAAGTTGCTGGCGCCCAAGCTCCGGCCGAAGGCCTTTTTCTCGTAGAAGTAGGATATGATTTTATTTAA
- a CDS encoding peptidylprolyl isomerase: MKINKVTAPGLIAVFSLFFSIISFGQGQQGISIDKIIARVDNHYILNSELEEMYNQYKAEGRAAPEKCQLLESLIINKMLLAKAEIDSVVVEDKEVDGELDAKMGYMVQRFGSEKNIVEAYGKSIENLKSELRTQVKEQKIVEKMQRTISGNVKITPSEVRKFFNSIPKDSLPYIPSEVEIGHIVKLGTVTREQKDKLRQQLLELKQRAEKGEDFATLAQIYSEDLGSAKNGGDLNFAKRGAMVPEFEGAALALKPGEMSDVIESQFGFHLIKLIETRGAEYHARHILLRPDYNKGTDMTSAIRALDSLRNLIEINTLKFAKAALDNSEDKETAESGGLIMDRNTGIARLTLDASMDPALYFAIDTMKVGDLSKPVAYRTEDGRSAMRIIWYKSKSEPHTANLRDDYEKLSQIVLSNKRNNALEEWFKKAQGDVFISIEPEYKDCKVLGLEALANDI; encoded by the coding sequence ATGAAAATAAATAAAGTAACGGCGCCCGGTCTGATTGCAGTTTTTTCACTGTTTTTCAGCATCATTAGTTTCGGACAGGGCCAGCAAGGAATAAGCATTGATAAGATCATTGCCAGGGTTGATAATCACTACATTTTAAACTCCGAACTGGAGGAAATGTACAATCAGTATAAAGCAGAGGGCCGCGCAGCACCTGAAAAATGCCAGCTTCTGGAATCCCTCATCATTAATAAAATGCTTTTGGCCAAAGCTGAGATTGACTCCGTTGTCGTGGAAGACAAAGAAGTGGATGGCGAACTGGATGCCAAAATGGGCTATATGGTCCAGCGTTTCGGTTCGGAAAAGAACATTGTGGAAGCGTACGGAAAAAGCATAGAAAACCTGAAAAGCGAACTTCGCACGCAGGTTAAGGAGCAGAAAATCGTAGAAAAAATGCAGCGGACCATTTCCGGCAATGTAAAAATCACGCCAAGTGAAGTGCGCAAGTTTTTCAATTCCATTCCAAAAGACAGTCTTCCCTACATTCCTTCCGAAGTGGAAATTGGGCACATTGTCAAATTAGGAACGGTAACCCGCGAGCAAAAAGATAAATTAAGACAACAATTGCTCGAACTGAAGCAGCGTGCCGAAAAAGGCGAAGATTTTGCGACATTAGCACAGATTTACTCGGAAGACCTTGGTTCGGCGAAAAATGGCGGTGACCTGAATTTTGCAAAACGTGGCGCAATGGTGCCTGAGTTCGAAGGAGCAGCATTGGCATTGAAGCCCGGTGAAATGTCAGATGTTATTGAATCGCAATTTGGTTTCCACTTGATTAAACTGATTGAAACGCGTGGTGCAGAATATCATGCAAGACACATCCTGCTTAGGCCCGATTATAATAAAGGAACGGACATGACCTCGGCCATCCGCGCACTGGACAGCCTTAGGAATCTAATTGAAATCAACACATTGAAATTTGCGAAAGCAGCACTCGACAACTCGGAAGATAAGGAAACCGCTGAATCCGGAGGCTTAATCATGGACAGAAATACGGGCATAGCCCGCCTCACCCTGGATGCCTCTATGGACCCGGCATTGTATTTTGCTATTGACACGATGAAAGTCGGTGACCTGAGCAAGCCGGTGGCCTATCGGACAGAAGACGGAAGAAGCGCGATGCGTATCATCTGGTATAAAAGCAAATCAGAGCCGCACACAGCCAACCTGCGCGACGATTACGAAAAACTCTCTCAGATCGTGCTCAGCAACAAACGAAACAATGCATTGGAAGAATGGTTTAAAAAAGCGCAGGGTGACGTTTTCATCAGCATTGAACCCGAATATAAGGATTGCAAAGTGCTCGGTTTAGAGGCTTTGGCAAACGATATTTAG
- a CDS encoding ferritin: MRDLLRQRTSLKEEIEILLNNQVKMEAEASAKYLAMASWCDRNGFKNSAKYFLKQSDEERGHMLKIFNYIMTVGGTAVSPEVAAVKQEFATFRSVFEAALQSEIAVTQSINRIVTQSRREEDYATESFLQWFVNEQIEEEDNARRAIELFDVIGEEGTGQYFIDKAILKIGSEN, encoded by the coding sequence ATGAGAGATTTATTAAGACAACGGACTTCCCTGAAAGAGGAAATAGAAATACTTTTGAACAATCAGGTGAAAATGGAAGCGGAAGCTTCTGCCAAATATCTGGCCATGGCTTCATGGTGTGACCGTAACGGATTCAAAAACAGCGCAAAATATTTTCTTAAGCAGTCTGACGAAGAGCGTGGACACATGCTTAAAATTTTCAACTACATTATGACTGTGGGCGGAACAGCGGTTTCTCCTGAAGTTGCAGCAGTTAAGCAAGAATTTGCGACGTTCAGAAGTGTTTTTGAAGCAGCGCTCCAAAGCGAAATAGCCGTAACACAGTCAATCAACAGAATTGTAACGCAAAGCCGCAGAGAAGAAGACTACGCTACGGAAAGCTTCCTGCAATGGTTTGTGAATGAGCAAATTGAAGAAGAGGATAACGCTCGTCGTGCGATTGAATTATTTGATGTGATCGGCGAAGAAGGAACGGGTCAATATTTCATTGACAAAGCGATTCTTAAAATAGGCTCAGAGAACTGA
- a CDS encoding aldehyde dehydrogenase (NADP(+)): MEIKGKNYIGYSLSSQGDRTFQSYVPAKDAFLPETFHTATNDEVHQTMTLASKAFAEYAKIPAIRRADFLIAITEEILAIGDILLERASLETGLPFARLQGERARTINQLTQFAELLCEGSWVDASIDTALPDRQPVPKPDIRKMLVPIGPVIIFGSSNFPFAYSVAGVDTGPALAAGNPVVVKAHAAHPGVSDLTAQAIVKAAQRTGMPDGVFSMLYDDGFEVGTALVKHPASKAVGFTGSMKGGMALFKMAQERDEPIAVFAEMGSVNPIVVLPEYLENNALELGKTLAGSVSLGAGQFCTNPGLVFVTKTQGLITFTDSYKNEILTTTSATMLTAGICKNYYKLRDHAFEQQDVNILAVSAQMSGEENQAQASIATVSGKSFIANPKLHEEVFGPFSLLVICEDTNEMLEAIAHLKGQLTCSLMAEESEVNTNKDIVDKLSQISGRFILNGVPTGVEVCPSMHHGGPFPATADAKFTSVGRHSILRFVRPQSFQGWPDTLLPDELKNSNPLGIFRLVNNQFSKDAI; this comes from the coding sequence ATGGAGATCAAAGGTAAAAATTACATTGGCTACTCACTTTCCAGCCAGGGCGATCGCACATTTCAATCTTACGTGCCCGCAAAAGATGCATTTCTTCCTGAAACTTTTCATACAGCGACAAATGATGAAGTTCATCAGACGATGACCCTTGCCAGCAAGGCTTTTGCAGAATATGCAAAAATCCCTGCTATTAGAAGGGCCGATTTTCTGATCGCTATAACAGAAGAAATCCTGGCGATTGGTGACATTTTGCTCGAAAGGGCCAGTCTGGAAACCGGCCTGCCCTTTGCACGCCTGCAAGGCGAGCGCGCACGCACGATCAACCAGCTTACCCAATTCGCGGAACTGCTTTGTGAAGGATCATGGGTAGACGCATCTATCGACACTGCCCTACCCGATCGTCAGCCTGTCCCCAAGCCCGACATTCGCAAGATGCTCGTCCCTATTGGCCCGGTCATTATTTTTGGCTCGAGTAATTTTCCGTTTGCCTATTCTGTGGCTGGCGTGGATACCGGTCCGGCTTTGGCAGCAGGAAATCCGGTTGTTGTAAAGGCGCACGCCGCACATCCCGGCGTAAGTGATCTTACGGCGCAGGCGATTGTAAAGGCCGCGCAAAGGACAGGAATGCCGGACGGCGTTTTCTCTATGCTATACGATGATGGTTTTGAAGTAGGAACCGCTTTGGTGAAGCATCCGGCAAGCAAAGCCGTTGGTTTTACCGGCTCGATGAAAGGCGGAATGGCCCTTTTCAAAATGGCGCAGGAACGTGACGAACCCATTGCTGTTTTTGCAGAGATGGGCAGCGTTAACCCGATTGTTGTTCTGCCGGAATATCTGGAAAACAATGCCTTGGAGCTCGGAAAAACGCTTGCTGGCTCGGTAAGCCTCGGTGCGGGGCAGTTTTGCACCAATCCCGGACTTGTATTTGTGACCAAAACGCAGGGTCTGATTACATTCACAGACTCCTACAAAAATGAAATCCTGACAACCACTTCCGCTACAATGTTAACTGCGGGCATATGCAAAAATTATTACAAGCTCCGTGATCATGCCTTTGAGCAGCAAGATGTAAATATATTGGCTGTTTCGGCGCAGATGTCTGGTGAGGAAAATCAGGCGCAGGCATCTATTGCAACCGTTTCCGGCAAAAGTTTTATTGCAAATCCTAAATTACATGAAGAGGTTTTCGGGCCGTTCTCGCTGCTTGTTATTTGTGAGGATACAAATGAAATGCTCGAAGCCATTGCTCACCTGAAAGGACAGTTAACCTGCTCACTCATGGCTGAGGAAAGTGAGGTTAACACAAATAAGGACATAGTCGACAAGCTCTCGCAGATTTCCGGTCGATTTATTCTGAATGGTGTTCCCACGGGTGTGGAAGTCTGCCCTTCCATGCATCACGGCGGACCGTTTCCGGCTACGGCGGACGCCAAATTCACATCGGTCGGCCGACATTCTATTCTGCGTTTTGTTAGACCGCAATCGTTCCAGGGCTGGCCGGATACGCTTTTACCGGATGAGTTGAAGAACAGCAATCCGCTGGGTATTTTCCGTTTGGTCAATAATCAATTCAGTAAGGACGCGATTTAA
- a CDS encoding tyrosine-type recombinase/integrase gives MKKASVSVFFDKRRMKDGQSSVKLSVYFNDQQKLVPTGIVLPEKDVEFLKKNKIGLSGKIRNEDQRNLWNRVYGQYYFDDVTGKVKESLLFRAQKAISDLDVNFSFEEFNQMLLNDFAGGEIQTDLLKALDARVNQFAEEEKYNREGIYRSARQSMIRYITDEGLTSKVNPKLPMKMITTDFLNRYEKYMLTRGGTDKTGKARRPVKMTTVAYYTKCFSDVLQRALEDKVIPETNFPIGKRGYKIPKGRKPKKALDSAVISKILRFDHPNQDRMHARDMWAFSYYCNGINFADICRLRWSNFSKDLTRISFVRNKTKDTKEEKGLTVVIRLLPQVKQIIERWAAPKNSATDYVFDFISVEMTEREKTYQVRKTINQVNYQMALIAKELGIESDVTTYVARHSFATTLLRSDVPLPFISQSLGHSSLSTTQDYLGAFEDEQTQRYMNALIPGDDKIID, from the coding sequence ATGAAAAAAGCCTCCGTATCTGTGTTCTTCGATAAGCGGCGGATGAAGGACGGCCAATCCTCCGTTAAGCTTTCTGTCTACTTCAATGATCAGCAAAAACTTGTTCCGACAGGAATAGTATTGCCTGAGAAAGATGTTGAATTTTTAAAGAAGAATAAAATTGGTTTGTCGGGAAAGATCCGTAACGAGGATCAGAGGAATCTCTGGAACAGGGTCTATGGCCAATACTACTTTGACGATGTTACTGGCAAAGTAAAAGAATCGCTACTTTTCCGTGCACAAAAAGCAATTTCTGATCTGGACGTTAATTTCAGTTTCGAGGAATTTAATCAAATGCTTTTAAATGATTTTGCTGGAGGGGAAATTCAAACCGATCTTCTAAAAGCGCTTGATGCCCGGGTTAACCAATTCGCAGAAGAGGAGAAATATAATAGAGAAGGCATATATCGATCGGCAAGGCAAAGTATGATCAGGTACATAACCGATGAGGGCTTAACGTCCAAGGTTAACCCTAAGCTCCCGATGAAAATGATCACTACGGATTTTCTCAATCGCTATGAAAAATACATGCTTACCCGCGGCGGAACCGATAAAACTGGCAAAGCACGGCGCCCGGTAAAAATGACCACCGTCGCATATTACACCAAATGTTTTTCTGACGTTTTACAGCGCGCACTTGAAGACAAAGTCATTCCTGAAACAAATTTTCCAATAGGTAAACGGGGTTATAAGATTCCGAAAGGCAGGAAACCCAAAAAAGCACTTGATTCCGCCGTGATTTCTAAAATCCTTAGGTTCGATCACCCCAACCAAGACAGAATGCATGCGCGTGATATGTGGGCATTTTCCTATTACTGCAACGGGATTAATTTTGCGGATATATGCCGTTTAAGATGGAGTAATTTTAGCAAAGATTTAACTAGGATATCCTTTGTTCGAAACAAGACCAAGGACACAAAAGAAGAAAAAGGACTAACCGTTGTAATTCGTCTTCTGCCGCAAGTTAAGCAGATCATTGAACGGTGGGCAGCACCAAAAAACAGCGCGACAGACTACGTCTTCGACTTCATTTCGGTCGAGATGACGGAAAGAGAGAAGACATACCAGGTCCGCAAAACCATCAATCAGGTAAATTACCAAATGGCATTAATTGCAAAAGAACTTGGCATTGAATCTGATGTTACAACCTATGTTGCCCGACACTCCTTCGCCACCACCCTGCTACGGTCAGACGTTCCACTACCATTTATTTCACAGTCACTGGGGCATTCCAGTTTGAGCACAACACAGGATTATTTAGGGGCCTTTGAAGACGAGCAGACTCAAAGATACATGAATGCCTTAATCCCTGGCGACGACAAGATTATTGATTAA
- a CDS encoding glutamine--tRNA ligase/YqeY domain fusion protein produces MITEEKKEEKSLNFIEEIVEADLQAGKYTQIITRFPPEPNGYLHIGHASSICLNFGLTKKFPGYTNLRFDDTNPVTEDTEYVESIKNDIRWMGFEWENELYASDYFDTLYQYAIELINKGLAYVDDSTSEEIALMKGTPTEPGKDNIYRSRSVEENLVLFEQMKNGDFPDGSRTLRAKIDMAHINMLMRDPILYRIKHAHHHRTGNTWCIYPMYDFAHGQSDSIETVTHSICTLEFVPHRELYDWIIEKLGIYPSHQYEFARRNLNYTVTSKRKLLQLVQEKHVNGWDDPRMPTISGLRRRGYTPESIRDFCDRIGVARRENMIDVGLLEFCVREDLNKKALRRMVVLDPLKVVITNFPEGVTEMCHSENNPEDILTGNREVPFSREIYIEKEDFMETPSKKYFRLAPGKMVRLKSAYIIQCDDFVKDESGEITEVHCSYIENSKSGHDTTGINVKGTLHWVSVPHAQEIEVRLYDRLFSVEDPSSEEGDFKDYINPKSLEIITGYAEPALNEAREGESFQFLRKGYFAKDPDSTEKLIFNRTVTLRDNWAKAGN; encoded by the coding sequence ATGATTACGGAAGAGAAAAAAGAAGAGAAAAGCCTGAATTTTATTGAGGAAATTGTGGAGGCGGATTTGCAGGCAGGAAAATATACCCAGATCATAACAAGATTTCCCCCCGAGCCAAACGGCTATTTGCATATTGGCCATGCGTCCAGCATTTGCCTTAATTTTGGGTTAACCAAAAAATTCCCTGGCTACACAAATCTTCGTTTCGACGACACCAACCCGGTTACCGAGGACACGGAATACGTGGAAAGCATTAAGAACGACATCCGCTGGATGGGGTTTGAATGGGAAAACGAGCTTTACGCTTCTGACTATTTTGATACATTATATCAATATGCGATAGAGCTGATCAACAAAGGATTGGCCTACGTGGACGACTCTACTTCCGAGGAGATTGCATTAATGAAAGGCACTCCGACCGAACCTGGAAAAGACAACATTTACAGAAGCCGCTCGGTTGAAGAAAATCTTGTGCTTTTTGAACAAATGAAAAACGGCGATTTTCCGGACGGAAGCCGCACGCTTCGTGCTAAAATTGACATGGCGCATATTAACATGCTCATGCGTGACCCGATTCTTTACCGGATCAAACACGCGCATCATCACCGCACAGGCAACACATGGTGCATATATCCGATGTACGATTTCGCTCACGGCCAAAGCGATTCAATCGAAACAGTGACCCATTCCATTTGCACATTAGAATTTGTGCCTCACCGTGAATTGTACGATTGGATCATTGAAAAACTGGGCATTTATCCTTCGCACCAGTACGAATTCGCACGCCGTAACCTGAATTATACAGTGACCAGCAAGCGGAAATTGTTGCAACTGGTTCAGGAAAAACATGTGAATGGCTGGGATGACCCAAGAATGCCTACCATTAGCGGCCTGCGCAGAAGAGGATACACGCCAGAAAGCATCCGTGATTTTTGCGACCGGATCGGCGTGGCGCGTCGTGAAAATATGATCGATGTAGGCCTGCTGGAATTCTGCGTCCGCGAGGATTTGAACAAAAAGGCGCTGCGCAGAATGGTAGTTTTGGATCCTTTGAAAGTGGTCATTACCAACTTCCCGGAGGGTGTTACGGAAATGTGCCACAGCGAAAATAATCCGGAGGACATCTTAACCGGAAATCGTGAAGTCCCTTTTTCAAGAGAGATTTATATTGAGAAAGAGGATTTTATGGAAACGCCGTCCAAGAAATATTTTCGCCTGGCACCGGGCAAAATGGTCCGCCTGAAAAGCGCATACATTATCCAGTGCGACGATTTCGTAAAAGATGAAAGTGGAGAAATAACGGAAGTGCATTGCTCATACATTGAAAACAGCAAAAGCGGGCATGACACAACCGGCATTAATGTAAAAGGCACCTTGCACTGGGTTTCCGTTCCGCATGCACAGGAGATCGAAGTACGGCTTTACGACCGACTTTTCTCCGTTGAAGACCCTTCATCGGAAGAAGGCGATTTCAAAGATTACATCAACCCGAAATCTCTGGAAATCATCACCGGTTACGCAGAGCCAGCACTCAACGAAGCCAGAGAAGGTGAATCATTCCAGTTCCTGAGAAAGGGTTACTTCGCCAAAGACCCCGACAGCACAGAAAAGCTTATCTTCAACCGAACAGTAACATTAAGGGATAACTGGGCAAAGGCTGGGAACTAG